The genomic region GACCAGGTGCAGCAACTTCTGCAGCTGGAGGAGCACGTGCTGCGTCAAGGGGCGCTGCCGCCCGGCCCGGTAGTCCTGGCCGATATCGACGACCAGGGTGAGCTGCGCCGCCGGCTCGACAACCTGGTCGCCACCCGCTCCAAAGTGCGCAAAAATGCCAGGCGCGCCGCGGAGCTGCCGGCCCTGGAGGCTGACATCACCCTGATTCGATTGAAACTAACCCCTACCACACGTGTCTGAACAACTTCTTATGCCGGCGTCGGCCCAGCCTAAGCTGCCCAGCTCGACGGCCGTCGAGCGCATCTACGCCGCCAGCATCGAGGAGGCCGACGGTACCGGCCCCGGGCTCAACGGCCTGTCGCCGGCCGACAAGCTCCTGAATCAGCAGATGGAGGCCGCTTACGCGCTGCTGCTCAATTACCACACCTTCGAGCAGGCCTGGCCACTGCTCCAGAAGCAGTTCGGCATCAGCCGCGCCACGTGCTACCGGCGTTTAGCCGATGCCCAGAACCTGATGGGCGATTTGAAGAAGGTCAAAAAGCAGGGTGCCCGGGCCATGCTCATCACCCACACGCAGATGATGCTCCAGCTCTGCCTCACCCAGCGCCCGCCCGACGTGCGCGGGGCGCTGGCCGCGGGCAAGTTCTTGGCCGTGCTGCAGGGCCTGAACCGAGCCGATACGGCCGAGGATGCCAACAGCGGGGGCGGGGCGACCAACTACGTCATCAACGTGAGCTACCAGGGTGCCCGCGGCCCCAAGAGCCGCAGCATCGACATCACCAAGCTCGACGACGTGTCGGATGCCGATTACGAGCTGCTGCAGGGGGCCGTGAGTGAAAACGTGTTTAGCGTGGAGGCCATGGAGGTCATGCTGGCCGAAACCAGGGGCGAGGAGGCGCCGGGCCATGGTAGTTGATCAGGTCAAGCTGAAGTTCAACCAGCCGCAGCTGCGCTACATCACGGCCCGCGGCAAGAAGGAGGGCGTCAGCCTCTGGGGCCGCGGCACGGGCAAATCGAGCATTATCGCCTGGGACATTCACGAAATCGTGCAGACCATGCCCCGCAGCTGCTGGGTGATCGTGGGCTCGACCTACAAGCAGGTGCTCTCGCGCACGCTGCCCAGCACCATTTCGTCACTGGAGCGGCTGGGCTACAAGCTCAACCGCGATTTTTACATCGGGCGCAAGCCGCCGCCGACGCTCAACTGGGACCGGCCCTACGAAGGCCCGCTGAGCTACGACCACTTCATCATCTTCCGCAACGGAACCGGGTTTCATCTGGTCTCGCTCGATGCCGGCGGCTCCAGCAGCCGGGGCCTGAACGTGGACGGCTTTATCGGCGACGAGGCCCTCTTGTTCGATAAAAACAAGCTCGACGCCGACCTGTCGGCCACCAACCGGGGCAACGGCCAGTATTTCGGCAAAAACCCGAAGCACCACGGCGTATTTCTGTTTTCGTCGATGCCCTGGGGCGACCAGGGCCGCTGGCTGCTCGACAAGTCGAACTACTATGAAAACCACGGCGTGGACCTGGTGGAGCGGCAGAACGCGCTGATCGATGCCCAGGTACGCTTCCTGGACGCCGGCAGCGACGAGGAGCGGCTCAGTATCTGGCGCGAGCAGGTCGTGCCGCGCATGCGGGACGTGTCGTATTTCCCCTCGGCGGCCAAAAAGGGCACGTTCTACTCCGAGGCCAACGCCTTCGACAACATCCAGAACCTGGGCCTGCAGTACCTGCTGGATCAGCGCAAGTTTATGACCGACTTTACCTTCATGGTGGAGATGATGAACCGGCGCCCTACGACCGTAGAGGGCGGCTTCTACCCGCAGCTCAACCAGGCCGTGCACGTACAGGAGTGCGCCGACGACAGCTATATCCTGGGCCTGGAGTATGATCTGGGTAAGCTGAAGGCTGCTGGGGGAGCCACCTATGGCATAAGGGGAATGGAGAAGGACGAGTCCACGAGCCTGGGCGACAGCGACTGCCGCGCCCACAAGCCGCTGCGCGTGTCGGTGGACTGGGGGGCGCGCATCACGACGCTGGTCGTGGGCCAGCCCCACCCGGACCAGCGCGAGTACCGCTTCCTCAAGGGCATGCACGTCAAGCACCCAGCCTTTATCGACGATCTGCTGGACGAGTTCTGCCGCTACTACCAGCCCCACCTGCTGAAGGAAGTGGAGTTTCTCAGCGACGAGGAGTACGGCAACGCCCGGCGTCCAGATAGCGCCTACACGCTCAACGAGCAGTTCATGCGAGGCTTGCGGCAGCGGGGCTGGCGGGTGAGGCCCTACGGCCTGGGCCGCATCCCGGGCCACCCCACGCGCTACCAGCTGGCCCAGACGCTGCTCTCCGAGCGTGACCCCCGGCTGTTGCGCCTGCGCTTCAACAAGGTCAACACCAAGGACGTGGTGCAGGCCATGCTGCTGGCCCCAGTGAGCCAGGACAGCAAGGGACGCATTGTCAAGGTCAAGAGCAGCGAGCGGAAGGAGAGCTTCCCGGCCCAGCATGCTACCCACTACACCGACAACGTGGACCTGCACATGCTTAGCTGCGGCACCGACATCATCAACGCCGGCGTGGACTGGAGCAGGATGCTCGTGGTCTAAGCCTGGTACCTACTACCTCATGATAAGCCCCCATGCCGCCTGCATGGGGGCTTTTTGCTGGGCCTCGGGGTTGGCTTGCGCCAGGAACTGCCAACGCGTACTTCGGTGGGCTGATGCCCTCCGTGTCCTGTTTCGGCGTCCGTGTGAACCACCTGACCCCCACAGATATCCCCGAAGTCGCTCCTGGCAGCTGCCAAAACGCGACAGTGCAAGCCGGGGCATCGCGCTACACGAGTGAGACTGGAAAACGCCCGAAAGCCCCAAAAACGGCCTGGACGCGACGCTTTCGGGGGTGGCAGTGAGATTGGCTTTTTCGTTCGTTTCCGGTGCCTGGGGGCGGTTTCGTGTCCTTTTTGCGGGGCGCGCCGGCCGGCAGTTTTGCGACATGGAAACCCCCGCACCACTTCGCTTAAAGGACGCGCTGGCTTTGCTGGAAGGCGAGGCCCCGGTGTCGGTGCGCTACGTGAAAGCCAACCGCCGCACCGGTGAGGCCGGCGCCTTCGGCACGCTGCCCGCCGCCCGCATTGGCCGCGGCAAGAAGGCCCGCACGGCCACGTTGCGCGCCGCCACGCCGGCCGAGGAAACCGCCCTGGCCGCCGCTGAAGCCGCGGCCGGCATTCCGCCGCCGGAGCTGCTGCCCGTGCCCAACCCCAAAAATCCCAACCACTACGCAAACGCCACCCGCAACCTGGTGGACACGCGCACCGGCAAGCTGGTCAAGGTGCATATCTACCTCATCGTGGCCGTGCAGGGCCGCAAAGTCATCCTCTAATGGAGCAAGTAGTATTCAATAGCGGCGCGAGCGTCGCTTATCTGAACGGGTCGGTGTTCCGCCTGGGCGGGGCCATGGGCGCCGCGAAGGGTACCGCGAAGGGCGCCGGCGTGAAAACCGGCCCCGTGGACGGCGACGTGCCCACTTCGCCGCTGGTCAAGGGCCAGTCGGGCGACGTGGCGCTATGGGGTGACTCGAACGACTTTCCGCAGCAGGTGCTGAGCGAAATTTCCAAGAGCAGCATCATTCCGGCCGTGCTGGACTGGAAAACCCGCGCCATCAATGGCAAGGGCATTGTCTACGGCAAGGTGGTCGACTACGACAAGGACGGCAACGAGGTGTTTCAGCGGGAGAAAAACGACGAAATCCGCGACTTCTTTCGCCGCTCTAACATCGGCCGCTACTCGTTCGAGGGCATCCAGAACCTGGTCAACTTCGCCAACGGCTTCCCCGAGCTGATTCTGAGCCGAGACCGGAGCATCATCACCAGCCTGAGCGTGCCGGACACGGCCTTCAGCCGCTACTCCGTGCCCAAGCCAAACATGGCCGTGCCCGAGTGGCTGCACATCTCGGCCAATTGGCCCGAGGCCAAGCCCGGCGACGGCTTCACGACCTCAGTGCCGGTGCTCGACCCCTACTTCGACGTGGTGGAAAGCCTGCGCGCCGACACGCGCGGCTACAAGTACATCTACCCGCTCTCGCTGCCCTCGCCCGGCCAGGCCCTGTACCAGCTCATTGCGTGGAACAGCATCCGCAAGTCGGGCTGGCTGGACGTGGCCCTGGCCATACCCGAGTTCAAGAAGGCGCTGTTCAAAAACCAGCTCAGCCTCAAGTACATTATCGAGGCCCACGAGGGCTACTGGAAGTGGAAGTACCCGGACTGGGACACCAAGCTCACGGAGGATCGTCGCGGCATCATTGCCGCCGAGCTGGCCGAGTTTGAGAAGACCATGGCCGGCGCCGACGGGGCGGGCAAGTCGATTCTGACCATCACGTTCACCGATCCGCAGTCGGGCGAGCTGATCCAGGCCTTCAAGGTGACGGCTATCGACGACAAGATCAAGTCGGGCATTTACATCGAGGACTCGCAGGAAGCCAGCAGCCACATCTACACCGCCCTGCAGGTGGACCCGACGCTTTCCGGCATCTCGCCCGGCAAGGGTATGGGCGCCGGCTCGGGCTCCGACAAGCGGGTGGCCTTCAATGCCTTTATCGCCACGCACTACTACCTGCAGCAGCTCATCATCGAGCCGCTGAACCTGGTGCGCGACTACAACGGCTGGGACCCCGACATCGAGTTTCGCTTCCTCAATCCGCAAATCAACACGCTGGACCAGGCCACCGAGGCCCCGGCCAAAACTGCCTAAAGAAACCTGGCTAACGATGCTGCTGACCCTACTAAAGACCTGTGAAGAGCTGCGCCGCTACGTGCGCGTGGAAACCAGCGACGTGCCCGAGCCGGTGCGCCGCGAGCAGGAGCGCCTGCGCGGCGCGCTGTTACTGCCCGTGCTCGGCGCCGAACTGCTGCGCTGGCTCGATGCGCAGTACGCGGCCGGCCTGCTGCCCGAGCACGACTCGCCGGCTGCCGAGCTGCTGCGCCTGGTGCAGGCGCCGCTGGCCCGGCTGAGTTTGGCCGGCGCGCTGGACGAGCTGCAGGTAACCATCGACGAGACCGGCGTGCACATTCAAACCACGCAGACGCACAAAACGGCCTTTCAGTGGCAGATCAACAGCCTGGCCAAGACGCTCAGCCGCAGGGGCTACGCCGATATGGTCGTGCTGCTGCGCTGGCTGGAGCAGAACTACGCCACCGCGACTGAGCTGCCGCTGCAGGCCTGGGCCGCCGGCCCCGGGCGCCACCACCGCCGGCAGCTGCTCACCAGCCCCGACGAGTTCAGTCGCTTTGAGAACATCCAGGACTCGTGGCCGGTGTTCGAGGCCCTGCGGCCGCTACTCAGCCGGCAGGAGCTGTTCGTGTTGGAGCCGCAGTTGGGCTACGATTACCTGAGTGAGCTGCGCGAGCAGGTACGCACCCGCACCGTGACGCCCGAAAACGAGGAGCTGCTCGAGCAGTTCGTGCGGCCGGCGCTGGCCAGCTCCACGCTGGCCCGGGCCGTGCCCGAGCTGGGGCTGCGGCTGACTGGCGACGGCATCGAGCTGATGATTGCCCGCGTCGACGACTCGAACGCGAAAGAGGCCGACGCTGGGCTCGACCAGTTGCTGCAGGCCCGGGCTTTCGAGTCCCAGCGCGCGGCCGACATCCTGCTGGAGAAGATGCGCCGCTTTCTCAACCAGCGCGCCTCCGCCACCCGCTACGCCACCTACTTCACCCTGGGACCCTACCGCGCGCCTGACGCGCCGGTAGGGTCCCTGAATACCGCGGAATCCCGCGTTTTCCGCGCCTGCTAATGCTGTCACTTATCCTGCACCCACGCGTGCTATCCGTGCTGGAAAAAGCGTGGCATCTGTTCGAGAAATACGTGTTCAACGACTGGAACGCGCTAGCTTTTCTGATGGTGCTGTTCCTGCTCGATACGGGCCTGGGCATGGCCCGCAGCTTCCGGCAGGGGCGCTTCCACTCGCGCGGTATGCGCCAGATGTTCACCAAGCTGCGCGACTACGGCGTGGGCATCGTCGTGGCCCACGTGTTCTGCAACATCGAAGTCGACGGCAGCAAGTTTCCCTGGGCCGAGTACATGGCTTTCGGCGTGAAGGGCGCCATTTACTTCTTCATCCTGCTGATCGAAACCAAGAGCATCGACGAGAACCTACGCGGGCTTGGCGGCCTGGGGTTGCCGCTGCCCAAATTTCTGCGTCGCGGCATGACCGATTGGGAGGAAACCGGCCAGTTCCGCAGCAAAACGCCCCCGGACGAGCAACTGCCCACCATGCCTGAACCTGATTCAACCACGGCGCCCACTCAGGGCGCCATAACCCCCGCCATATGAGCGTACACAGGAAAACCGACGCCGCCGGTCGGGCCTTTATCACGAAGGAAGAAGGCGAAGTGCTCCAAACCTACCGGTGCGCCGCCGGCGTGGCCACCATCGGCGTGGGCCATACCGGGCCCGACGTGCTGGCCCGCATGCGCATCACCCGCGAGCAGAGCCAGATGCTGCTCAGCCAAGACCTGGCGCGCTTCGAGGCGGCCGTCAACCGGGTCGTGACCGTGCCGCTGACCCAGAACCAGTTCAACGCCCTGGTTTCGTTCGCCTTCAACCTGGGCGAAGCGGCCCTGGCCAAGTCCAGCTTGGTGCGCTACGTCAATACCACGGCCGTCCGCGACCAAGCCACGCTGCAGAACTACTTCCGGATTTGGCGCAACGTGAACGGCAAGCCAAATGCTGCTATCGAAGCGCGCCGGCTGCGCGAGGCCGCCTTATTCAGCAAGCCATGAAGGGGCTGCGCTTCCAGGATTGGGTGCTGATTGCGCTGGTATTGCTGCTTTTCTGGCTGGGTGCCGGCTGCGCCTCCGTGCGCCCGGTACCGGCGCTGGTGCGCGCGCCCAGCCCCGACTCGCTGAAGGCGCTGGCCGCGCTGCCGGCCTACCTGGTGCCGCCCCCGGCGCAGGCCTCGGCCCGGCAGGTGGCGCGCTGGACCGACGCCCAGACCCAGGCCCTGGCCAACGTCAACGCGCCGGATCGGGGCCGGGTCAAGCTCAAGAACGTGGGCAACACCGACTCCGACGTGTCGGTGCAGCAGGGGCTCACCGGCCGGCAGCTCAGCACCGCGGCCGTTATCGTGGCCTTGGCGGGCCTGGTGCTCTGGCTTAAGCCCTGGCGCCGGTAAATCATTTACCCTTTTTCGTTTCTGCTCATGGCCAACACACGCCAGCGCCCCATCGGCTTCGGCCGGGAAAATGAATCTGACCCCAACGGGACCGGCGACGGCTTCCAGTGGCAACCTGGCGACGCGGTGCCCGAGGAGCCGGCCCCTGATCCGCCGCCGCGCCAACCTAAGGCCGAGCCGGTCTACGTCGGAACGGGGGAGGGCCTGGCCATTCTGGCCGCCTATGATCTGTTTGCCCTAACGCCGCTCAGCAACCTGGAGCAGCAACTGCTGCAGGTGGTGGCCGGGCTGGAAAAACGAATTGAGGAATTAGTGTAGGTTTGCCGTGCCGGGTTTACAGGTGTGTGTCCTGGCCTGAATCACCTACTGCAACTCGAAGCCTCGCCTCACCAGCGAGGCTTTTTCGTGTCCTTTTTCACCGAGGTAGCCGGCGGCAGTTTTGCCCCATGATACCGCTGCAGATCTGGGGCACGAAGTACTCGGTGCCCGCTTCCTGGAATGAACTCACCCGCGCCCAGCTGCTGGGTGTAATGGGTATCCTGTATGGCTCCCCCGAGTGCCCGCCGCTGCCGCCCCGGCTGCGCCTGCTGGCCGTGCTGAGCGGCGTGCCAGTGGCCCAGCTGCTGGCGCTACCGGCCGTGCAGTGCGTGCAGCTCTATGCGGCCACTGACTTTGTCTTTGACGAGCAGCAGCGCCTGACTGAGCAGCTGCTGCCCGAGCTGCAGGCGCTGGGCTCCCGCGTGCGGTGGGTGGGGCCGCGCAGCAGCTTTCGCAACCTACTCTTCGGCGAGTTCATCTTCGCCGATACCTAT from Hymenobacter canadensis harbors:
- a CDS encoding phage holin family protein: MLSLILHPRVLSVLEKAWHLFEKYVFNDWNALAFLMVLFLLDTGLGMARSFRQGRFHSRGMRQMFTKLRDYGVGIVVAHVFCNIEVDGSKFPWAEYMAFGVKGAIYFFILLIETKSIDENLRGLGGLGLPLPKFLRRGMTDWEETGQFRSKTPPDEQLPTMPEPDSTTAPTQGAITPAI
- a CDS encoding DUF6712 family protein, whose translation is MLLTLLKTCEELRRYVRVETSDVPEPVRREQERLRGALLLPVLGAELLRWLDAQYAAGLLPEHDSPAAELLRLVQAPLARLSLAGALDELQVTIDETGVHIQTTQTHKTAFQWQINSLAKTLSRRGYADMVVLLRWLEQNYATATELPLQAWAAGPGRHHRRQLLTSPDEFSRFENIQDSWPVFEALRPLLSRQELFVLEPQLGYDYLSELREQVRTRTVTPENEELLEQFVRPALASSTLARAVPELGLRLTGDGIELMIARVDDSNAKEADAGLDQLLQARAFESQRAADILLEKMRRFLNQRASATRYATYFTLGPYRAPDAPVGSLNTAESRVFRAC
- a CDS encoding lysozyme, with protein sequence MSVHRKTDAAGRAFITKEEGEVLQTYRCAAGVATIGVGHTGPDVLARMRITREQSQMLLSQDLARFEAAVNRVVTVPLTQNQFNALVSFAFNLGEAALAKSSLVRYVNTTAVRDQATLQNYFRIWRNVNGKPNAAIEARRLREAALFSKP